AAATGTTTTCAGCTTCACCAGCGGCAAAATAAATATACCATGTACCATCTATTTTATGTAATTCTGGCGCCCAAATATGATGCCCCATAACACCAGATTTATGCTTAAACCAGACGTTTTTTTCTTCGGCAGATTTTAAACCATTTATACTATTTGCTTTTCTAATGACTATTTTATCATATTCAGGAACTGACGCTATTAAATAATAAATCCCATCATCCGTTTTATAAACCCAAGGATCGGCACGTTCCTCTGCAATAGGGTTTTCAAATTCAATAGTTTGAGAAAAAATAGTATTGCTAATAGACATTACTGTAGCGAAAACAAAAAAGCGTAATACGTTCATTTTTAAAATTTATTTATAATAATTGTAAATATAACAATCAATATGATTTTTCACTCTTATCTGAAACTTTAAATATTGATATAATTAATTAAAAAAATCTCCAGAAATAATTTGCTCTAAATCTGTAACTCTATGATTATAAATATAAACCCAAGTTTTAAGAGTTAAACCATTATCAAGATAAGCTGTAACTGTATCTTTTTTATATAAATTAGGCTTAGGATAATTTTCTCCAATACCTTCATAATCATCTAAAACTTTAAAAACAGTTTCAGAATTGATTAATTTAAAAACAGAACCATATACCTTATCTAAAGCATTAGAACTTATAATAGCTCCAGGGAACCAAGACACCTTATAAAGCTTTCCATGAAAATAACCTTTTGCTACAAGTATGGCATGTTTAGACAAAAACTTAGACATATCATTATCTATATCCTTCTGTAAGGTACCGTAAACAAATAAGTAATCTGAAGTCTCCATGATATCAGTCAGAAAAACAACTTCTATTTATTAACAGCAATCCAATTATCAATTTTATTTTCCAATAATTGTAGTGGAATACAACCTGTTTCTAATACTTGATTATGAAATTCACGTATATCAAACTTATCACCTAAAGCTTTAATAGCCCTTTCTCTTAATTCGATTAACTTTAACTGACCAATTTTATAGGATAAAGCCTGACCAGGATTTGCCATATAACGTTCAATTTCACTTATAATACTTGCTTCTTCTTCAGCTTCATTTTCTAATGAGTATTGTATAGCCTGCTCGCGTGTCCAACCTTTAGTATGCAAACCTGTATCAACTACTAATCTAATAGCCCTATGGATTTCGCTACTCAACATTCCGAAATATTGATATGGATCTTTATACAAACCTAATTCTTCTCCCATCCTTTCTGTGTAAAGTGCCCAACCTTCACCATAAGCACTATACCATAATGTTTTTCTAAAAGCAGGCAACTCTTCATTTTCTTGGGCCAATGAGACTTGAAAATGATGCCCAGGTATAGCTTCGTGCAAAAACAAATCTTCTTTATCAAAAACATTATAAGTTTCAACATCTGGAATTGGTGTATAAAAAATTCCTGGTCGTGTTCCATCTAAAGACCCTGAATTGTAATTCGCAGCTGCCGATTTTTCTCTAAATGGTTCTGTTCTTCTAACTTCAAAAGGTGTTTTTGGTTGTTTCCCAAAAAGTTTGTCTAGTTGCGGTTTCATTTCATTGTGAATGCTATCATAAAAAGCTATTACCTGAGAACGTTCTCTAAAAGGCATTAAATCTTTATTTGTTCTTACATAATCAAAAAAAGCATTTAGATCACCTTTAAACTCAACTTTTTCCTTAATAGCGTTCATCTCACTTCTAATACGAGCCACTTCATTTAAACCAAGTTGATGGATTTCATCTGCAGTCATATTAGTAGTAGTATATTTCTTTATTTGATGCGAATAATATCTATCTCCTAGAGGCGTAGAGGCAGCTATACCAAAATCTTCAACTCCTGCAGGCAAATATTCATCCTTTAAAAATGTAACCATTTCTGCATGTGCTGGTATAATTTTATTGGCAACCATATTTTTATAAGCCTTGGTAAGTTTGTCTCGCTCTTCTTGGGTAAACGAATCTGGAAATAAATTAACTGGCGAATAATATAAGTTGTTTTCTACATCTCCAATTACCAATACTTCAAATTGTGGAATTACTTTTTCGATTAAAGATTTAGGCAATACGTAACCTGTTTGTATACCTTTTTTCATGTTAGCTTTTGCTGAAACAAGCCAAACTAAATAAGCATCAACACGTTTTAACCAATTGTTATAATCTTCAACGGTATTAAATGGTTGTGAAGTAGTACCACTAGCCCATTGATTAAAATCTAAATTTGCTGACCATATTTGGTCTATAGGCATTATTTTTTTTTGAAAAGTAAGAGCTTCCAAATTTATATCACATTCCCATAACAATACAGATTTACTCATTTTTTCAGTATCGTTTAATAGGGAATCTGGTATTGCAAACAACTCATTTTTATACTTAGTATAACAAGCTTTTACTTTATTATTGAATTCGTCAGATAAAGAATTAGGGTATTCATCGTTATAGCCATCAATGCCAGCGTTAGTAGCTTTTTCTGGGTATAATTCATAACTATCTTTACTAAAATTATAAAGTAGTGTATTAAACTTTTCTTTGATTAAATCTGATTTATTTTCAGTTTCTTGTTTGCATGAAACCAAAATGAATAAAACAAAACAGAATGAAAGTGATTTTTTCATAAGTTATTTATAATTAATTCTAGTAAATATACGTAGATATTAACTATTACCAAATCATGAATGAAATGTTACTTATTTAAACAAATCGAGTTAAATCAATCTCATTAATACTACCATGCGAAGCATGATTAATAACAACCCCATTTTTAATTATTAATAATTGTGGAGATTCATGCATAACTTGAAATTTATATTCGACTTCGTTAGACACATCTCGGTATTTCAACAAATCTAAAAAATATAAATCTAGGTCTTCTTCTTCCAAATCATAAGCATCTACAAACTGATTTACAACCATTCTACTAATTCCGCAACGAGTAGAATGCTTAAAAACAACTTGAGTTTTTATACTCGATTTTTCTTTTATATCATCTAATTGAGATAGTGCATTTAAAGCAATCCAAGGCAAAACCTTTTCTTCTTTATTTTCAATTGTACTACCAAATATTTTATTTATTAATCCCATGATGTAAAAGTCGGATAATGTTCAGAATCTTACAAACTTATTTTTTTACGAATTTATGTGTAGATAATTTACCATCATTAAACTTAAGGCTTAAAAAATAAATACCTTGTTTTAGAAATGATGTATTAAATTCAAGGCTTCTATTATTTATGGTATAATCTTGTTTAAAAACCAAACGGCCACTAACATCTATTATCTGTAATTCCATATCAGCATTAGAATAATTTTCCATAAGTACATTCAATCTATCGCTTACAGGATTAGGATATAATTTTATTTTCGAAGTAGAAATATCATTGGTTACAGACAAAGCACCTTGCTGATAAACCCTAATGTAGTCAATTTCCATGGTGTCATTATTAAACCCACTATCAATATTTCCGCCTAAACTTCCTCCCATAGCCACATTAAGTAATATAAAAAACTCCTGATTAAAAGGCTCTACAGTAGGCATTTCATTTATTAAATTGTTATCCATATAGATCTTCATTGACGTAGCATTCCATTCTAATACGTAATCATGAAAATTTTGAGATGTATCAATATTATTTGCCTGTATACTTTTACTATTAAGCATGTATCCTTCTCCATTATTCCAATGCCATGTTCCTAAAATTTCTGTTTTTGCTACATTAGGCTCCATAATATCTATTTCACCACACCATGGCCAACCAGTAGTTCCAAATCCTTGGTTATCCCAATAAGCTCCATCTTCATTAATATTCTTTCCTAACAACCAAATAGCAGGCCAGGTACCAGAAACTGATGGCAATTTAGCACGAACTTCAATTCTTCCATATTTAAAAGCAAATTTAGAGTTCAGTCTCGCTGATGTATATTGTTTTGTAACATTTTGGTCTGTAAAAGATTCTCTTATAGCTTTTATTTTTAGTGTTCCATTATCTGTATAAGAGTTCACCTCTCTATTAGTATAATGCTGCTGTTCTCCATTTGCCCAACTATTTCCAGCTATAAATTTAGTTTGGTGAAACCATTTCGTGTTATCTACCGCTCCTGTATCATTAAACTCATCAAACCAAACTAATTTATCATAAGTAAAATCCTCATTTATCGAACTATCATTATAAAAATCATCTATATAAGCTAAAACATGGTCTGTGTTATTTTCTCCATTAATTTGAATAACAACTCTATTTAAATCATTACGCTGGTTTGGAGGCAGTGAATTACTATTTAAATTAATGTATGAATCATTTTTAAAATCAAAAGTTAATTCTTGCCATTCATCTATTTTAATAGGTTTTATAATTTCCGTTTGTGTAGTCCAAGCTTCCGCTAAGTCAACATTTTGAAGTTTCAAAGACACCTGACTTGTCTGGTTTCCTGTTAAATTAATTGAAGAAACATAAATTTTAAAAACAAAAACATTTCTATTAGCCATATCAAGATTAATAGGATTATCAAATCTTACATTTGCATATTTACCGCCTCTATCTTCATACTTTAATACTTTATTAGACGCATTAATTCCCTGCTTATGGGGGTTAATAAAATTAGTATTAATAATACAATCATCACCATACCATGATGATATTGTTCCACTGCCCTCAAAATCATCTTGAATAACTTGAGCTTCAATTGAAGAAATAAATAACACTAACAGAAGCAGAGAAAAAATACGCATAAATTACATGAATTAGTCAGAGCAAAGCTAGAGTCTTTTATTATAAACAACTAAAATTCAACCTATACATAAACCATACATAGAAATTATAATCTATACAGAGAAAAACAAGAAGTGACATAAAGTCATTAAAAACAAGACGTTAGAAGACATTTTGTCTTTGTATTGGTGTTGGTAAGATTATTGTCCTAAACCTCATGTAAAAACAAATTAATAATAACATAAAGATTCCTTCTTAGGAGGGAATGATAAAAAAATATATCCAGATGAACTTGAATAATTATACAATTAAATCGCAAGAAGCCATACAGCAAGCACAACAAATTGCTCAAGGCTATGGACACCAACAAATAGAAAATGAACATATTTTTAAAGGTATTTTTGAAGTTGATGAAAACGTTCTTCCATTCATTTTAAAAAAATTGAATGTAAACATAGCTATTCTAAAACAGGCTTTAGACAAACAATTAGAAAGTTTTTCTAAAGTAACGGGTAGTGAACTCATGCTATCTCGTGAAGCTGGGAAAACACTTAACGAAGCAGCTATCATTACTAAGAAAATGAAAGATGATTATATATCTATTGAGCATTTAATCTTGGCTGTTTTTAAATCGAATAGCAAAATAGCTCAGATGTTAAAAGATCAAAGCATCACAGAAAAAACACTTAAAGCTGCTATTGAAGAATTGCGTAAAGGCGAAAATGTAACCTCTCAAAGTCAAGAAGAAACTTATAATTCGCTTAATAAATATGCTAAAAACTTAAATCAGTTAGCTAAAGACGGTAAGCTAGATCCTGTTATTGGTCGTGATGAAGAAATACGCAGAATACTGCAAATATTATCTCGTAGAACCAAAAACAACCCGATTCTTGTTGGAGAACCTGGTACTGGTAAAACAGCTATTGCTGAAGGTTTAGCACACAGGATTGTTGATGGCGATATTCCTGAAAACTTAAAAGACAAGCAAATTTTCGCGCTTGATATGGGTGCTCTTATTGCTGGTGCTAAATACAAAGGTGAATTTGAAGAACGCCTAAAAGCTGTAATTAAAGAAGTTACCGATAGTGAAGGCGACATTGTACTCTTTATAGACGAAATTCACACCCTTGTTGGTGCCGGTGGCGGTCAAGGCGCTATGGATGCTGCAAACATTTTAAAACCTGCTCTAGCACGTGGTGAACTTCGAGCTATTGGAGCAACTACATTAGATGAATATCAAAAATACTTTGAAAAAGATAAAGCTTTAGAGCGTCGTTTTCAAAAGGTAATAGTTGATGAACCAGATACCGAAAGCGCTATTTCTATACTTCGAGGTATTAAAGAAAAGTACGAAACACACCATAAAGTTCGTATTAAAGACGAAGCTATTATTGGTGCGGTTGAATTATCACAACGGTATATCACCAACCGTTTTTTACCAGATAAAGCGATTGACTTAATGGATGAGGCGGCTTCTAAACTACGCATGGAAATAAATTCTAAACCAGAAGAATTGGATGTTATGGATAGAAAAATCATGCAGTTAGAAATCGAAATTGAAGCTATAAAAAGAGAAAAAGACGAAAGCAAATTAAAATCGCTTCGTTCCGATTTAGCTAATATAAAAGAAACCAGAAACGCCCTTAATGCTAAATGGAAATCTGAAAAAGAAGTCGTTGAAAATATTCAAAATACAAAACAGGATATTGAAAACTTCAAATTAGAAGCTGAAAAAGCAGAACGTGAAGGCGATTACGGTAAGGTAGCAGAATTACGTTATGGTAAAATTAAAGAAGCTCAAGAAGCACTTGAAGCATTTCAGACCACGCTTTCTAAACAACAAGCTAACAGCAATAGCTTAATAAAAGAAGAAGTGACTTATGATGATATAGCCGAGGTTGTTGCAAAATGGACGGGTATTCCTGTAACAAAAATGATTCAAAGCGAACGTGAAAAACTTCTAAAACTTGAAGATCAATTGCACAAACGTGTTGTAGGTCAAGAAGAAGCCATTGAGGCGGTTAGTGATGCTGTAAGAAGAAGTCGTGCAGGGTTACAAAATCCTCAAAAACCGATAGGAACCTTCCTGTTTTTAGGAACAACGGGAGTTGGTAAAACAGAACTCGCTAAAGCATTAGCTGAATATTTATTTGATGATGAAAGTGCTATGACACGTATTGATATGAGCGAATATCAAGAACGCCATGCAGTAAGTCGATTAATAGGAGCGCCTCCAGGGTATGTAGGTTATGATGAAGGTGGGCAACTAACAGAGGCCGTAAGACGCAAACCTTACTCTGTAGTGCTTTTAGATGAAATTGAAAAAGCGCACCCTGATACTTTTAATATTCTATTACAAGTATTAGATGAAGGCCATTTAACGGATAATAAAGGACGTGTTGCCGACTTTAAAAACACCATTATCATAATGACCTCTAACATAGGAAGTACCATTATTCAAGATCGTTTTGATGCAACTAAAGATATAGACTCTGCAATAGAAGCTGCAAAAATTGATGTATTAGCGCTATTAAAACAAAGTGTTAGACCCGAATTTTTAAACCGTATTGACGATACCATTATGTTTACACCATTAAATAAAGAAAATATAACTGCTATTGTTGGTTTGCAATTAAAAGGTATTACCAAAATGATTGCAGAACAGGGTATCACTTTTGATGCAACACCACAAGCTATAGAGTATTTAGCAAACAAAGGTTACAATCCAGAATACGGTGCGCGACCAGTAAAACGAGTCATTCAAAAAGAAGTATTAAATGCTCTGAGCAAAGAAATATTAGCTGGTAAAGTCACAACAGATAGTATTATTTTATTAGATGCCTTTGATGATCAATTAGTATTTAGAAACCAAGGGGACTTGGTAACTGATGATATTTAAAAAAAATGATATCATGTTGTAACAATTCAACATGAATATCGTCTTATAATTGGTTGGTTAGTGAAGAGCAGCATGAATCTCGTAATGAGATAATTGTTGCTTTTTTTTATTTACCAAAACAAAATATACCGATTGGTATATTTTTTATATATTTGTACTATTATGACAACAAAAGCAGCATTAACATCGCAACATATTATTGAAGTTTCAGCACCTATTTTTAATAAGAACGGTTATGCTGCAACTAGTATTAGTGATATTACCAAAGCAACAGGATTAACCAAAGGCGCTATTTATGGCAACTTTAAAAATAAAGAAGAATTGGCATATGCGTCATTTAAATTTATGGTTAAATCTTTAATGAAACCCCTAGCAGAGTATTTAGAATTAAGCGATTCTCCCATTCAAAAATTATTTTTAATAGCAGATTTTTATAGAAACTACTATCCTTTTAGTAAGCCATTAGGCGGCTGCCCAGTTTTAAATATTGGTGTTGATGCCAACAATAGTAATTCAGAATTACTTAAAAAAGTTAGAGATGTTGTACAACGTATTCAAGATCAGCTATGCAATATTATAGAAGATGGTATTGAAATTGGAGAAATATCAACCGAAATTAATGCTATGCAATATGCAAAACGCATAGACACCATGATACAAGGTGCTATTTTTATGACCTACACTATGGATGATGAATTATACATGAAAGACACCATGAATCAAATAGATCAATTAATACATAACGAATTAAAGATTTAATTCATTAAAAGCGAAAAAAAATATAATTCATGAATCAATTACCTAAAATACTAGCAAGTAAAACAAAAATTAGATTTCAAGATTGCGACCCTTTTAATCATTTAAATAATGGAAATTATACAAACTATTTTATGAATCATCGCGAAGATGCACTTATAGAAAATTACAATTTAGATATTTATAAAATAGCAAAAAAAGAAGGAAAAAGCTGGGTATCTAGTAGCAATCAAATTGCCTATTTAAAACCAGCACTTTTAATGGAAACGGTTATTATAGAGTCTCAATTAATTCATTATAACACTAGTGAAATACATGCAGAAATGCGTATGTATAATGAAGACAAAAGTCATTTAAAATCGGTTATTTGGTGTGGTTTTGTTCATTATAATCTACTGGAACAAAAGCGGGAAACACATACTGAAGATTTAATGACACTTTTTAAAAGTATAAATAGTCCAATTGACAGAAATATATTTGAAGAACGTATTAATCAATTAAAATCAAATCCGTTGATAAAACACAATTAATATTGTAACATTTTCATAATAAAACAGTTAGTAAAAACTGAGTATACCGTTCGTCTAATATATTAAGTTTTATTAAAAAATATAAAAAATTATTTATAGTTTAGCTACAATGTATGTCCCCAAAACTACATGTAAAAATTTTATAAACAACTTATTAATAGCATAATAAGACCCTAAAACCTACTTAAATGGATATATCACAGTATATAGACTATTCCCTATTAAAACCAACTGCAACTGAACGAGAAATTATTAACTTATGCAATGAAGCTAGTAAAAACAATTTTTATTCAGTTTGTATAAACAGTTCCTATGTTTCACTCGCAAATGAACTTTTAGAAAAAACAGATGTAAAAATATGTACTATTGTAGGCTTTCCACTTGGAGCAATGTCTACAACATCAAAAGTTTTTGAAGCAAAAAAAGCTATTGAGAATGGCGCCGATGAAATTGAAGTGGTAATAAATTTAGGACTTCTTAAAAGCAGAAATTATGTCTCTGTATTGAAAGACATTAGCGATGTAAAATTAGCAATAGGAAACACGCCTTTAAAAGTGATTATCGAAATTTCAGAATTAAATAAAAATGAAATTATAAAAGCTTGTGAAATTTCCTTAGACGCAAAAGTAGACTTCATAAAAACATCTACTGGATTTTCTAAAGGAGGTGCTACTTTAACAGCCGTTAAGATTATTAAGAAAACCATAAAAGACAATGCTAAAATAAAAGCTTATGGTGGTATTGATGATTTAGAAACAGCTTTAAAATTTATTGAAGCTGGTGCCGATAGAGTTGGTACTTCTACACCTATTAAAGACTTAACCAAACATAAAATAAACAAAAGCACCCAACTATACAAACAGTATTTGGCAGCACAAAAAATTAATGAAATCAATATGGAAATAAATTGAGTAACTAAAAAAAGTTACATCATTTAATTTAATCAAAAACAAAAGGGTAGAGAAAATCGATTGATTTTCTCTACCCTTTTATTTTGAAAGCCGTGAAAAATGTATAAAACCTAACAAAAGTCATAATTCAAACACAAAATAACCTTAACTTTATACATAATTTGCTGTCAAAATGAAACTTATTAATAAATACATAGATCATACTCTATTAAAGGCAACTGCTACAAAAAATGACATCATACAACTTTGTAACGAAGCAATTGAATATCAGTTTTATTCCGTCTGTGTTAATAGCTGTTATGTCACTTTAGCAAAACAAGTATTGCAAGACACTTCTATCAAAATTTGTAGTGTTATCGGGTTTCCTTTAGGAGCTATGAGCACAACGGCAAAAGTAGCAGAAACCAAACAAGCTATATTAGATGGTGCCGATGAAATTGATATGGTACTAAACATTGGCTTACTTAAAAGTAAAGATTTTGATGCTGTTTGGAAAGAGATTGAAACTATTAAAAATATTATACCACATCATACACTAAAAGTTATTTTAGAAACTTGCTACCTTGAAGATCTTGAGATTATAAAAGCTAGTGAATTGGCTTTACAAAGCGGTGCCGATTTTATTAAAACCTCTACTGGTTTTGGTACTGGAGGTGCATCAATTCATGATGTAAAACTTATGAAACACATTGCTAAAGACGAGGCAAAAATTAAAGCGTCAGGTGGTATAAAAAGTTTAAAAACAGCACTAGAATATATTAATTTAGGTGTTGACCGTATTGGCACGTCTTCTGGAATTGCTATTGTATCAGGAAACACATCCCTAGAAAAAGAATATTAATTATGAGTGTACACATAGAGGCAAAAAAAGGAGATATTGCAGAAACCATTTTATTACCTGGAGATCCATTAAGAGCGAAATGGATTGCTGAAACTTTTTTTGAAAATCCTGTTTGTTTTAATAAAATAAGAGGTATGTATGGTTATACTGGAACATATAAAAATAAACCTATTTCTGTAATGGGTACAGGTATGGGCGTACCTAGTATTTCTATTTATGCCCATGAACTTATAAACGAATACGGCGTAAAAAACTTAATTAGAGTTGGTAGTGCTGGCTCTTACCAAAAGCACGTTAAAATTAGAGATATTGTTTTGGCAATGGCTGCTTCTTCAAATTCTGGTGTCAATGAACTTCGCTTTGGTGGTGCCGATTATGCTCCTACTGCTAATTTTGAACTGTTTCAAAAGGCTGTTGATGCTGCAAAAACTAAAAACATCCCTATAAAAGCTGGTAATATTTTTACATCAGATGAGTTTTACGCAGACGATTTTGAATCCTACAAAAAATGGTCGAAATTCGGTGTTCTTTGTGTTGAAATGGAAACAGCTGGTTTATATACCGTTGCTGCAAAACATCATGTTAATGCTTTAAGTATTTTAACCATTTCTGATTCACTAGTAACAGGTGAAAGAACAACGAGTAAAGAAAGAGAAACCACTTTTAAAGACATGATTGAAATTGCTTTAGAATTGGCTTAGTATTTCAAGGTTTTGAGTCAATTTTGACACAAGGAGAAATCACATAAAATAATGAAAGGGTTTGGAAAACGTTATGAGATATCTCAATCGCACCTCATTTTGACATGACAAACTGGTTATTTTTAGTATTCCTGAGTCATTTCGAACGCATGTGAGAAATCACATAAAGTAACTCTAAATCAAACCAACTTAAACAAAATAGATTGTCCAGTAAACTTTTGAGACAACACATTAATTGCTGATTCTTTTAGTTGAAGTACTCTAGGGTAACCACCTGTGGTTTGGCAATCTCGCATCAATACAATTAATTTTCCCGAAGGTGTTAATTGCACGCTACCAGGAAGTACAGATGAAGTAATAATAGGTTTTAAATTGTTTTTTAAAGTCGCTTCTAATTGATATGCCATTCTATTGTTATCTTTTGAAATAGTATACGCATTTGCAAACAATTCTTTTTGTTGATCTTTTGAAAGCAAATCAAATTCTGGTCCTTTAAAAACATTTATAACTTCAGAATCATAATGAGATGCATTTACTTTTATTGATGCATGCGCACTAGCAACTCCAGTTAATACGTCTTCATGATCTAATTCGTCATCCTTATATAGCATAAACTGCGCTGTAATGCCTTTATACATACTTCGGCTTCGCATTACTTTTTCGGTCTTAAACCCACCTAAAACAGCCAAATAACACCTAAATCCTTTACTCAATTTACCAAATGATAATACATCTCCTGATTTAACTTGTATGGCTTTATTAAGCTTTATAGACCGTTTATTTAATTGTGGAGATATATCTGCACCCGAAATACAAATAGTTATAGCTTTAAAAAATTGAAGCGTTGGTCCCGTCATAGTAATTTCTATAACTGCTGCGTTAACATCATTACCTAACAAACTATTTGCCATAGATGCCGAAAGCACATCCATAACACCAGAATACGGCACACCATATTCTTGATAACCAAAACGTCCCATATCTTGAATGCTAGAATAAAACCCTGCTTTTAAAACCTTAATCATTTACAAGTTCATTTTCTAATTGATAAACACCCGCATCAACTAACATTTTAATCTTATTATGTTCTTTTAATGATACCGGTTTAAAAACAATCTTATCTCCTGCTTTTGCAAAACAAGGCAGTTCTAATTTCGGATTAAAAA
The nucleotide sequence above comes from Flavobacteriaceae bacterium HL-DH10. Encoded proteins:
- a CDS encoding biotin-dependent carboxyltransferase family protein, coding for MIKVLKAGFYSSIQDMGRFGYQEYGVPYSGVMDVLSASMANSLLGNDVNAAVIEITMTGPTLQFFKAITICISGADISPQLNKRSIKLNKAIQVKSGDVLSFGKLSKGFRCYLAVLGGFKTEKVMRSRSMYKGITAQFMLYKDDELDHEDVLTGVASAHASIKVNASHYDSEVINVFKGPEFDLLSKDQQKELFANAYTISKDNNRMAYQLEATLKNNLKPIITSSVLPGSVQLTPSGKLIVLMRDCQTTGGYPRVLQLKESAINVLSQKFTGQSILFKLV
- the deoC gene encoding deoxyribose-phosphate aldolase; amino-acid sequence: MKLINKYIDHTLLKATATKNDIIQLCNEAIEYQFYSVCVNSCYVTLAKQVLQDTSIKICSVIGFPLGAMSTTAKVAETKQAILDGADEIDMVLNIGLLKSKDFDAVWKEIETIKNIIPHHTLKVILETCYLEDLEIIKASELALQSGADFIKTSTGFGTGGASIHDVKLMKHIAKDEAKIKASGGIKSLKTALEYINLGVDRIGTSSGIAIVSGNTSLEKEY
- the deoC gene encoding deoxyribose-phosphate aldolase; translation: MDISQYIDYSLLKPTATEREIINLCNEASKNNFYSVCINSSYVSLANELLEKTDVKICTIVGFPLGAMSTTSKVFEAKKAIENGADEIEVVINLGLLKSRNYVSVLKDISDVKLAIGNTPLKVIIEISELNKNEIIKACEISLDAKVDFIKTSTGFSKGGATLTAVKIIKKTIKDNAKIKAYGGIDDLETALKFIEAGADRVGTSTPIKDLTKHKINKSTQLYKQYLAAQKINEINMEIN
- the deoD gene encoding purine-nucleoside phosphorylase; the protein is MSVHIEAKKGDIAETILLPGDPLRAKWIAETFFENPVCFNKIRGMYGYTGTYKNKPISVMGTGMGVPSISIYAHELINEYGVKNLIRVGSAGSYQKHVKIRDIVLAMAASSNSGVNELRFGGADYAPTANFELFQKAVDAAKTKNIPIKAGNIFTSDEFYADDFESYKKWSKFGVLCVEMETAGLYTVAAKHHVNALSILTISDSLVTGERTTSKERETTFKDMIEIALELA